In Bordetella holmesii ATCC 51541, the following proteins share a genomic window:
- a CDS encoding coproporphyrinogen III oxidase family protein: MSVDISAVKHYLLDLQSRIVSALEAAGGEALRSDNWQRPEGGGGLSRLIEGGRLLERGAVLFSHVTGSRLPPSASAHRPELAGRSWEAMGVSMVLHPRNPYVPTTHMNVRMFVAKARPDHDEQDVFWFGGGWI, from the coding sequence ATGAGCGTCGACATATCCGCTGTCAAGCACTACCTGCTCGATCTGCAAAGCCGTATCGTCTCGGCGCTGGAGGCCGCTGGCGGCGAAGCTCTGCGTAGCGATAACTGGCAACGTCCCGAAGGCGGCGGCGGTCTGTCGCGCCTGATCGAAGGCGGTCGGTTGCTCGAGCGCGGGGCGGTCCTATTTAGCCATGTCACCGGCTCGCGCCTGCCCCCCTCGGCCAGTGCGCATCGCCCTGAACTGGCTGGCCGCTCCTGGGAGGCCATGGGCGTATCGATGGTTTTGCATCCACGTAATCCCTACGTGCCCACCACGCACATGAACGTACGCATGTTCGTGGCCAAAGCCAGGCCCGACCACGACGAACAGGATGTCTTCTGGTTTGGCGGGGGCTGGATCTGA
- a CDS encoding maf-like family protein: protein MLDGQVLGKPADRADALRMLACLSGTTHEVHTAVVLAHGQTLHQAVSITEVSMRPLSRAECERYCDSGEPFGKAGSYGIQGLAGSFIRHISGSYSGVMGLPLFETSELLGHAGIALP, encoded by the coding sequence ATGCTCGACGGCCAGGTTTTGGGCAAGCCCGCAGACCGAGCCGATGCTCTGCGCATGCTGGCATGTCTATCGGGGACAACGCACGAAGTCCACACAGCCGTAGTTCTGGCCCACGGTCAGACCTTGCATCAAGCGGTATCTATCACCGAGGTCAGCATGCGGCCGCTTTCCCGCGCCGAATGCGAACGCTACTGCGATAGCGGCGAGCCTTTCGGCAAAGCAGGGTCGTACGGGATTCAGGGCTTAGCCGGCAGTTTCATCCGCCATATCAGCGGCAGCTACAGTGGTGTCATGGGGCTGCCGCTCTTTGAAACGTCCGAGCTTTTGGGCCATGCCGGCATCGCCTTGCCCTGA
- the dctB gene encoding C4-dicarboxylate transport sensor protein dctB yields MILLAATQWAESRALREVAARADATTQLNTVALRSSLEKFRAVPHVLARDAEVHQALTERRQSAVEILDAKLAEISHAVGSSAIYILDRQGVAVAASNWREPATFVGVDYQFRPYFQRAMADGQAEYFALGTISHEAGLYISRRIDDVAGHPLGVAVLKMDFQQQEADWKGLPDPLFVTDEQGVVLISNVPQWQFHSIGPLPAALTERLQQSLQFGQGAVTELPLAPSLADGTAHALTRNTAAALTMPPGTLLMHSARAVPASPNWTLHTLVPVQASTRRAISNIQLTVVLIMAFAYAGGGLMFYRRRLLRERVRAQLNAKARLERRVRMRTRQLRQSNEQLVAQIDERQRTETRLHEMQDELVQANKLALLGQIAAGVAHEINQPLSAIRAYADNAQAFLKRGDPQHTEENLRTIAALTDRIGSITGELRAFSRKGRACITDLPVHQAIDGALLLMGPRLHRQDAVLAYTAAPPELRVRADRSRLEQVLVNLLQNALDAATHQPRLTLRVQADADFIRLSLTDNGPGIAPQILQKLFTPFQTTKAEGLGLGLVICQDILTECGATLDAANTPEGGAVFEILLRRAPDAPDLTS; encoded by the coding sequence TTGATTCTGCTGGCGGCCACCCAGTGGGCGGAGAGTCGCGCTTTACGCGAGGTAGCCGCAAGAGCCGATGCCACCACACAGTTGAACACCGTCGCGCTGCGTAGCAGCCTGGAGAAATTTCGCGCCGTTCCGCACGTGCTGGCCCGCGATGCCGAAGTGCACCAGGCTCTGACCGAACGCCGTCAGTCGGCCGTCGAAATCCTGGATGCCAAACTGGCCGAGATCAGTCACGCCGTCGGTTCCTCAGCCATCTACATCCTTGACCGCCAGGGGGTGGCCGTTGCCGCGAGCAACTGGCGCGAACCGGCCACGTTCGTGGGGGTCGACTATCAGTTCCGCCCCTACTTTCAGCGTGCGATGGCCGACGGTCAGGCAGAGTACTTCGCCCTGGGTACGATCAGCCACGAAGCGGGCCTGTATATTTCCCGGCGCATCGATGACGTCGCAGGCCATCCCCTTGGCGTCGCCGTACTCAAAATGGACTTTCAACAGCAAGAGGCAGACTGGAAGGGGCTGCCCGATCCGCTATTCGTCACCGATGAACAAGGTGTCGTGCTCATCAGCAACGTACCGCAATGGCAATTTCACTCTATCGGTCCGTTGCCGGCCGCACTGACCGAACGCCTGCAGCAGAGTTTGCAGTTCGGCCAAGGAGCCGTCACCGAACTGCCGCTGGCACCCAGCCTGGCCGACGGCACTGCGCACGCGCTCACGCGTAACACGGCGGCAGCGCTGACGATGCCGCCTGGCACCTTACTCATGCACAGCGCCCGTGCGGTACCCGCCTCGCCGAACTGGACATTGCACACCCTGGTGCCGGTGCAAGCCAGCACCCGGCGCGCCATATCCAATATTCAACTGACCGTAGTGTTGATCATGGCTTTCGCCTACGCCGGCGGTGGCTTGATGTTTTATCGCCGTCGCCTGCTGCGCGAGCGCGTCCGCGCCCAACTCAACGCCAAGGCCCGCCTGGAAAGGCGCGTCCGCATGCGCACCCGCCAACTGCGTCAAAGCAATGAGCAACTGGTCGCACAGATCGACGAGCGGCAACGCACTGAAACGCGCCTGCACGAAATGCAGGATGAGTTGGTGCAGGCCAACAAGCTAGCCCTCCTGGGACAGATAGCGGCAGGCGTGGCCCATGAAATCAATCAGCCGTTGTCGGCTATCCGCGCCTACGCCGATAACGCCCAGGCGTTCCTGAAGCGCGGCGATCCGCAGCATACCGAGGAAAACCTCCGCACCATCGCCGCCCTGACGGATCGCATCGGCAGCATTACGGGCGAGTTGCGGGCGTTTTCGCGCAAGGGCCGCGCCTGCATCACCGATCTGCCCGTGCATCAGGCCATCGATGGTGCGTTGCTGCTCATGGGGCCGCGGCTACACCGGCAAGATGCCGTGCTCGCGTACACGGCTGCCCCCCCTGAGCTACGAGTGCGGGCAGACCGATCTCGCCTGGAGCAAGTGTTGGTCAACCTGCTGCAAAACGCGCTGGATGCCGCCACTCACCAGCCCCGCTTGACGCTGCGCGTACAGGCAGACGCTGATTTTATCCGCCTCAGTCTGACGGACAATGGTCCAGGCATCGCGCCGCAGATCTTGCAAAAACTGTTCACGCCGTTTCAGACCACCAAGGCCGAAGGCCTCGGGCTGGGTCTGGTGATCTGCCAGGACATTCTGACCGAGTGCGGCGCCACATTGGACGCCGCCAATACCCCGGAGGGCGGCGCCGTATTCGAAATCCTGCTGCGCCGCGCCCCCGACGCCCCCGATCTAACCTCATGA
- a CDS encoding dicarboxylate symporter family protein produces the protein MIEIDQSAGRPVRKQKFYQILYVQVIVAIVIGILLGYFRPDLADAMKPLGDGFIKLVKMIIAPVIFLTVSTGIAAMSDLKKVGRVAGKAMLYFLVFSTLALILGLVVSHIVQPGAGLHIDPTTLDQKAVADYVTKAHDSTITGFLLNIIPTTIVSPFVTGDILQVLFVAVLFGVALALVG, from the coding sequence ATGATCGAAATCGATCAAAGCGCTGGCAGGCCGGTGCGCAAACAGAAGTTTTATCAAATCCTGTATGTGCAGGTGATAGTAGCCATTGTGATCGGCATTTTGCTGGGGTATTTCCGGCCGGATCTGGCCGATGCCATGAAGCCTCTGGGCGATGGTTTCATCAAGCTGGTGAAAATGATCATCGCACCCGTGATTTTCCTGACGGTTAGCACAGGCATCGCCGCCATGAGCGACCTCAAGAAAGTGGGGCGCGTGGCCGGCAAGGCCATGTTGTATTTTCTGGTGTTTTCCACACTTGCCCTCATTCTGGGTCTGGTGGTGAGTCATATCGTGCAGCCAGGCGCAGGCCTGCACATCGATCCGACTACGCTCGACCAGAAAGCGGTGGCCGATTATGTGACCAAGGCCCATGACTCGACCATCACCGGCTTTCTGCTCAATATCATTCCGACCACCATCGTCAGCCCGTTTGTGACCGGCGATATTCTCCAGGTGCTGTTCGTCGCCGTCCTGTTCGGTGTTGCGCTGGCGTTGGTCGGGTAA
- a CDS encoding DNA-binding regulatory, YebC/PmpR family protein — MAGHSKWANIQHRKGRQDAKRGKLWTKIIREITVAARAGGADPDSNPRLRLAWDKATDANMPKDNIQRAIQRGAGGADGADYEEVRYEGYGVGGAAVIVDCMTDNRTRTVAEVRHAFTKNGGNLGQEGSVAFMFKHCGQFLFAPGSSEDKVMEVALEAGAEDVLTDEEGGIEVVCAPADYAALRQAFDTAGLKAEVDGIIMKALNETELTGDDAIKMQKLLDVLEGLDDVQEVYTNVVFDEAQ; from the coding sequence ATGGCCGGACATAGTAAATGGGCCAATATCCAGCACCGCAAGGGCCGCCAAGACGCCAAGCGGGGTAAGCTCTGGACCAAAATCATTCGTGAGATCACCGTCGCGGCACGAGCCGGCGGCGCGGATCCCGACAGCAATCCGCGTCTGCGGCTGGCCTGGGACAAGGCTACCGACGCCAATATGCCCAAGGACAACATCCAGCGTGCCATCCAGCGCGGTGCAGGCGGCGCTGACGGCGCCGACTACGAAGAAGTCCGCTACGAGGGGTATGGCGTCGGCGGCGCAGCCGTCATCGTCGACTGCATGACTGACAACCGCACCCGCACGGTAGCCGAAGTCCGTCATGCTTTCACCAAGAACGGCGGCAACCTGGGCCAGGAAGGCTCGGTGGCCTTCATGTTCAAGCACTGCGGCCAGTTCCTGTTCGCCCCGGGCAGCTCCGAAGACAAGGTCATGGAAGTGGCCCTGGAAGCCGGTGCCGAGGATGTCCTGACCGACGAAGAAGGCGGCATCGAAGTCGTTTGCGCGCCCGCGGATTATGCCGCCCTGCGCCAGGCCTTCGACACTGCCGGCCTGAAGGCCGAAGTCGACGGCATCATCATGAAGGCGTTGAACGAAACCGAATTGACGGGTGACGACGCTATCAAGATGCAAAAGCTGCTCGACGTTCTCGAAGGTTTGGACGACGTCCAAGAGGTTTACACCAACGTCGTGTTCGACGAAGCGCAGTAG
- a CDS encoding cytidylyltransferase family protein, which translates to MIKAAIAGQPGLAVNSTEIDRGGATYTVDTVRALPAAATFTWILGADQLANFCTWRDWQEIVRRVDLAVATRPGTPLQAPDALAVLLAQQGKSLRELPFTPMAISASDIRQRLASGQSTAGLLPAAVSRYIAEHGLYLAA; encoded by the coding sequence ATGATCAAGGCCGCCATTGCCGGGCAGCCCGGTCTGGCAGTCAACTCGACCGAAATCGATCGCGGCGGTGCGACCTATACGGTCGATACCGTGCGCGCGCTGCCCGCTGCCGCGACATTCACCTGGATCCTGGGTGCCGACCAACTGGCAAATTTCTGCACCTGGCGCGACTGGCAGGAAATCGTGCGCCGCGTGGACCTGGCGGTGGCAACCCGTCCGGGCACACCGCTGCAAGCGCCCGATGCGCTGGCTGTCTTGCTTGCGCAGCAGGGCAAATCCTTGCGCGAACTACCCTTTACCCCCATGGCGATATCGGCCTCCGACATCCGCCAACGCCTGGCCAGTGGCCAATCCACCGCGGGCCTGCTACCAGCGGCCGTTTCGCGCTACATCGCCGAGCACGGTCTCTACCTTGCCGCCTGA
- a CDS encoding phosphoribosylglycinamide synthetase, N domain protein produces MAPGNGGTQTGDQLENIALTQPEELADFVQREGVSLTVVGPEAPWLPAWWTYSVRAA; encoded by the coding sequence GTGGCGCCGGGTAACGGCGGCACGCAGACGGGCGACCAGCTGGAAAACATCGCGCTTACCCAGCCCGAAGAACTTGCTGATTTCGTGCAGCGAGAGGGCGTCTCGCTGACCGTCGTCGGCCCCGAAGCCCCCTGGCTGCCGGCGTGGTGGACGTATTCCGTGCGCGCGGCCTGA
- a CDS encoding cytidylyltransferase family protein, with protein sequence MKQIGLLGGSFDPIHLAHLALAQSAMAHLGLHEVQFIPAANPWQRAPCWPAPLTA encoded by the coding sequence GTGAAGCAAATCGGTCTTCTGGGGGGAAGCTTTGACCCCATCCATCTGGCACATCTGGCCTTGGCGCAGAGCGCGATGGCTCACCTGGGCCTGCACGAAGTGCAGTTCATCCCCGCTGCCAACCCCTGGCAACGCGCCCCCTGCTGGCCAGCCCCGCTGACCGCCTAG
- a CDS encoding sensory box protein produces MSMSPRAVEQQALLDQLQHIACGLSQTFAPFCEVVLHDLRDPTHSILAIHNNLSGRQAGDPTTELGLARIADAGFPQVVANYANQFADGRQAKSTSIGIKDSSGTYVAALCLNVDLTLFRSMQSLLGQFSTLADGAAAQETLDPPGVQALRMRIDQFAARLASTPRSLKPEERRQLLRELKKEGYLDVRRAVEVVAQHLGVSRATVYGDAK; encoded by the coding sequence ATGTCTATGTCACCACGCGCGGTCGAGCAACAGGCGTTGCTCGACCAATTGCAACATATCGCCTGCGGCCTGAGTCAGACCTTCGCGCCGTTTTGCGAAGTGGTGCTGCACGACCTGCGTGATCCGACGCACTCCATTCTTGCCATCCATAACAATCTGTCAGGGCGCCAGGCCGGCGATCCGACCACGGAGCTGGGTCTGGCTCGCATTGCCGACGCTGGATTTCCGCAGGTGGTGGCCAACTATGCCAACCAGTTCGCCGATGGCAGGCAGGCCAAGAGCACCTCGATCGGGATCAAGGACAGCAGCGGTACCTACGTGGCCGCGCTGTGCCTGAATGTCGATCTCACGTTGTTTCGCAGCATGCAGAGCCTGTTGGGTCAATTCAGCACTCTGGCTGACGGTGCGGCGGCGCAGGAAACGCTGGATCCGCCCGGTGTACAGGCACTGCGCATGCGCATCGATCAGTTTGCGGCCCGGCTGGCCAGCACGCCGCGTTCGCTCAAGCCCGAAGAGCGTCGCCAGTTGTTGCGCGAACTCAAGAAGGAAGGCTACCTGGACGTGCGCCGCGCCGTGGAAGTCGTGGCGCAACATCTGGGCGTGTCGCGAGCCACGGTGTATGGCGATGCTAAATAA
- a CDS encoding putative SPOUT methyltransferase family protein — protein sequence MPDWVQTAWDDYAKRLPADCALELREIKPEPRTSGKTPAQMMAAEARRIEAALPAGSLRIALDERGRDLATIALSQQLEKWRGGGRDVAFLVGGPDGLDASLKASCDGLIRLSSLTLPHPMVRVLLAEQLYRAWAIMTNHPYHRA from the coding sequence ATGCCGGATTGGGTCCAGACCGCCTGGGACGACTATGCCAAGCGGTTGCCGGCCGATTGCGCGCTGGAACTGCGTGAAATCAAGCCCGAGCCGCGCACCAGCGGTAAAACCCCGGCACAGATGATGGCCGCCGAAGCGCGACGCATCGAAGCAGCGCTACCAGCAGGCAGCCTGCGTATCGCTCTGGACGAGCGTGGGCGGGATCTCGCCACGATAGCGCTGTCGCAGCAATTGGAAAAATGGCGCGGTGGCGGGCGCGATGTGGCATTTCTGGTTGGCGGCCCAGATGGACTGGATGCCAGCCTCAAGGCTTCGTGCGATGGGCTCATTCGCCTATCGTCGCTCACCTTACCCCACCCCATGGTACGGGTGCTCCTGGCCGAGCAGCTCTACCGTGCCTGGGCCATCATGACCAACCACCCCTATCACCGCGCCTGA
- the dctD gene encoding C4-dicarboxylate transport transcriptional regulatory protein dctD codes for MVDDDPDALRACLQTLQMRGFSVRGFSSALLALPHINRDFGGVVVTDVRMPGMDGISFLLRLRDIDADIPVILVTGHGDIAMAVQAMRDGAYDFLAKPYPADLLLAAIDRAAEKCRLVLSNRQLREAAAHAMDEDIPFIGVTPAMQRIKQTLRQIADADVDVLIEGETGTGKEVVATMLHRLSHRRDHPLVAINCGALPETVIESELFGHEPGAFTGAQKKRIGRIEYASGGTLFLDEIESMPLALQVKLLRVLEGRQVAPLGTNEVRSVDLRVVAATKTDLSAEAMRASFREDLFYRLNVVTLHLPPLRERRADIALLFAHFTAQAARRFHREAPAITEDVRHHLATHRWPGNIRELAHFAERFVLGGLNPPVSQSHPEPGLSLPQRMEQFEAQIIRQTLASHRGEVKATMAALGLPRKTFYDKLQRHGIDRQDYASADSGTQ; via the coding sequence GTGGTCGATGATGACCCGGATGCATTGCGCGCCTGTCTCCAGACGCTTCAAATGCGGGGGTTCTCCGTCCGGGGCTTCAGTTCGGCATTGCTTGCCTTGCCGCACATCAATCGCGATTTTGGCGGAGTCGTCGTCACGGATGTCCGCATGCCGGGCATGGATGGCATTTCCTTTTTGCTGCGCTTGCGCGACATCGATGCGGACATCCCCGTCATTCTGGTGACCGGCCACGGTGACATCGCCATGGCGGTGCAGGCCATGCGCGACGGCGCCTATGATTTTCTGGCCAAGCCCTACCCCGCGGATCTGCTTCTGGCCGCCATAGACCGTGCGGCCGAAAAATGCCGCCTGGTATTGAGCAACCGCCAGTTGCGGGAAGCGGCTGCCCACGCCATGGACGAAGATATCCCGTTCATCGGCGTGACGCCTGCCATGCAGCGCATCAAACAGACGTTGCGTCAGATCGCCGACGCGGATGTGGACGTGCTCATCGAAGGCGAAACCGGCACGGGCAAAGAAGTAGTGGCCACCATGCTGCACAGGTTGTCGCATAGACGCGACCACCCTCTGGTGGCGATCAACTGCGGCGCGCTGCCCGAAACCGTCATCGAATCAGAGCTCTTCGGCCATGAGCCGGGCGCTTTTACCGGTGCCCAGAAAAAACGCATCGGGCGCATCGAGTACGCCAGCGGCGGCACGCTGTTTCTCGATGAAATCGAAAGCATGCCGCTGGCCTTACAGGTCAAACTTTTACGCGTACTGGAAGGCCGTCAGGTCGCCCCGCTGGGCACCAATGAAGTGCGCTCGGTCGATCTGCGCGTGGTTGCGGCAACAAAGACAGACCTCAGCGCCGAGGCCATGCGGGCGAGTTTCCGCGAGGACCTTTTCTACCGTCTTAACGTGGTCACGCTGCATCTGCCGCCATTACGTGAGCGCCGTGCGGATATTGCACTGCTATTTGCTCACTTTACCGCTCAGGCCGCCAGGCGGTTTCATCGCGAGGCGCCCGCTATCACCGAGGATGTCCGCCATCATCTGGCCACTCATCGCTGGCCCGGCAACATCCGCGAGCTGGCACACTTTGCCGAACGCTTTGTGCTGGGGGGGCTCAACCCGCCCGTGAGCCAATCGCACCCAGAGCCGGGGTTGAGTCTGCCCCAGCGCATGGAGCAATTTGAAGCGCAGATCATCCGCCAGACACTGGCCTCGCATCGGGGCGAGGTCAAAGCGACAATGGCCGCCCTGGGCTTGCCGCGCAAGACCTTCTACGACAAGCTGCAACGCCATGGCATAGACCGGCAGGACTATGCCAGCGCGGACTCAGGCACGCAGTAG
- a CDS encoding coproporphyrinogen III oxidase family protein, translating into MGGIFFDDLNDPGFEASFALTRSVGDSFLGAYLPIVERRQALAYGQRERDFQAYRRGRYVEFNLVFDRGTLFGLQSGGRTESILLSMPPQAQWRYDWQPEPGTPEAELAAFLTPRDWV; encoded by the coding sequence GTGGGTGGCATTTTCTTCGATGACCTGAACGATCCCGGCTTCGAGGCCAGCTTTGCGCTGACCCGTTCGGTCGGCGACAGTTTTCTCGGCGCCTATCTGCCCATCGTCGAACGTCGCCAGGCCCTGGCCTATGGCCAGCGTGAGCGCGATTTCCAGGCGTACCGGCGTGGCCGGTATGTCGAGTTCAACCTGGTCTTTGACCGGGGTACCTTGTTTGGCTTGCAGTCGGGCGGGCGCACCGAATCCATTCTGCTATCCATGCCACCGCAGGCGCAGTGGCGCTACGATTGGCAGCCCGAGCCCGGCACCCCCGAGGCCGAGTTGGCCGCCTTTCTCACGCCCCGGGATTGGGTGTGA
- a CDS encoding serine racemase has product MQNLPTYADVAAAAERLQGHAHRTPVATSRRLNQELGLELFIKCENLQRMGAFKFRGGFNALSRLNDAQRRAGVVAFSSGNHAQAVALSASLLGIPATIIMPEDAPASKVAATKGYGGNVVFYNRYTEDREAISRKFSEEQGLTQIPPYDHPDVIAGQGTAAKELFEEVGQLDALFVNLGGGGLLSGSLLSAKALSADCKVYGVEPEAGNDGQQSLRAGKVVHIDTPKTIADGAQTQHLGQYTFEIIRRDVTDIVTVNDAQLVAEMRYLAQFLKLVAEPTGCLGLAAVRQAREQLAGKRVGVIISGGNVDMARFCELLRA; this is encoded by the coding sequence ATGCAAAACCTTCCGACTTACGCCGACGTAGCGGCCGCCGCCGAGCGTCTGCAGGGCCACGCCCATCGCACGCCCGTGGCAACCTCGCGCCGCCTGAACCAGGAGTTGGGCCTGGAGTTGTTCATCAAATGCGAAAACCTCCAGCGTATGGGAGCGTTCAAGTTCCGTGGCGGCTTCAATGCTCTGTCGCGCTTGAATGACGCGCAACGCCGCGCCGGTGTGGTGGCCTTTTCGTCCGGTAACCACGCTCAGGCCGTGGCGCTGTCGGCGTCGCTGCTGGGCATACCGGCTACCATCATCATGCCGGAGGATGCGCCTGCATCCAAAGTCGCAGCGACCAAGGGCTATGGTGGAAACGTGGTGTTCTACAACCGCTATACCGAGGACCGTGAAGCCATCAGCCGCAAGTTCTCCGAAGAGCAAGGCCTCACACAAATCCCGCCTTATGACCATCCCGATGTCATTGCCGGGCAGGGTACCGCAGCCAAGGAGTTGTTCGAGGAGGTTGGACAGCTCGATGCCTTGTTCGTGAATCTGGGCGGCGGCGGCCTGTTGTCGGGTTCCTTGTTGTCGGCCAAGGCCTTGTCTGCTGATTGCAAGGTCTATGGTGTGGAACCCGAGGCGGGCAATGATGGCCAGCAATCGTTGCGTGCCGGGAAAGTCGTTCATATCGACACGCCCAAGACGATTGCCGATGGCGCTCAGACCCAGCACCTGGGGCAATACACCTTCGAGATCATCCGTCGCGACGTGACGGACATTGTGACGGTCAATGACGCACAATTGGTGGCCGAGATGCGGTACCTGGCCCAGTTTCTCAAGTTGGTTGCCGAACCCACCGGATGCCTGGGGCTGGCCGCCGTACGCCAGGCTCGCGAGCAACTGGCTGGCAAACGCGTCGGCGTGATCATCAGTGGCGGCAACGTCGACATGGCGCGTTTTTGCGAGCTACTGCGTGCCTGA
- the dctA gene encoding C4-dicarboxylate transport protein codes for MTDFLTVLSLPVFKLVALLMKAAPIGAFGAMAFTIGKYGIKSVVNLAMLVGTFYVTSILFVVVVLGLVARYNGFSILKLVRYIREELLLVLGTSSSEAALPTLMQKMERAGCSKSVVGLVVPTGYSFNLDGTNIYMTMAALFIAQACDIPLTLGDQILLLLVAMLSSKGAAGVTGADFITLAATLSVVPTVPVAGMALILGVDRFMSECRALTNLVGNATASIVVARWEGELDKDALQVALEGSRAAPAAEQAKQAKQAKQAKQAG; via the coding sequence GTGACGGATTTTCTGACGGTCCTGTCGTTGCCGGTTTTCAAGCTGGTTGCGCTGTTGATGAAGGCTGCACCCATTGGCGCCTTCGGCGCCATGGCTTTTACGATAGGCAAATATGGCATCAAGTCCGTGGTCAACCTGGCGATGCTGGTAGGAACCTTCTACGTTACCTCGATATTGTTCGTGGTTGTGGTCCTGGGGCTGGTGGCGCGTTATAACGGTTTTTCCATCCTGAAACTGGTGCGTTATATCCGCGAAGAGCTCCTGCTGGTGTTGGGTACGAGCTCGTCGGAGGCGGCGCTGCCCACGCTGATGCAAAAAATGGAGCGCGCCGGGTGTTCGAAATCCGTGGTGGGCCTGGTCGTGCCGACGGGCTACTCCTTCAACCTGGATGGAACCAACATCTATATGACCATGGCCGCGTTGTTTATCGCACAGGCTTGTGACATTCCGCTTACGTTGGGCGATCAGATCCTGCTGCTGTTGGTGGCGATGCTGAGTTCCAAGGGGGCCGCGGGCGTGACGGGTGCGGACTTCATTACGCTGGCGGCCACGTTGTCGGTGGTCCCGACTGTCCCGGTGGCGGGTATGGCCTTGATTCTGGGGGTCGACCGTTTCATGTCTGAATGCCGTGCGCTGACCAATCTGGTGGGCAACGCTACCGCCTCGATTGTCGTGGCGCGTTGGGAAGGCGAGTTGGACAAGGATGCCCTGCAGGTGGCGCTCGAGGGTTCACGTGCTGCGCCGGCTGCCGAACAGGCCAAGCAGGCCAAGCAGGCCAAGCAGGCCAAGCAGGCAGGTTAA
- the purD gene encoding phosphoribosylamine--glycine ligase codes for MVDVFRARGLKIFGPTKAAAQLESSKDFAKAFMVRHNIPTARYQTFTDPVQAHAYIDQEGAPIVIKADGLAAGKGVVVAASLEEAHAAIDAMLGDGSLGNAGARVVIEECLVGEEASFIVMVDGRNVLALATSQDHKRLQDGDQGPNTGGMGAYSPAPIVTPELHHRIMREIILPTVQGMARDGIPYTGFLYAGLMIAPGDDPDRSIKTLEFNCRMGDPETQPIMMRVKSDLLEALEHAVDGTLDQADIIWDRRTALGVVLASHNYPGTPRTGDVINGLPAETDDCMVFHAATERDGDQIKTTGGRVLCVTALGDSVRIARERAYEAVNAIHFDGRQYRSDIGWRALKPSQQKSKA; via the coding sequence GTGGTGGACGTATTCCGTGCGCGCGGCCTGAAGATCTTCGGCCCGACCAAGGCGGCAGCCCAACTGGAGAGCTCCAAGGATTTCGCCAAGGCGTTCATGGTGCGCCACAACATCCCCACGGCACGCTACCAGACCTTTACCGACCCGGTGCAGGCCCATGCCTATATCGACCAGGAAGGCGCGCCAATCGTCATCAAGGCCGATGGTCTGGCCGCGGGCAAAGGTGTCGTCGTTGCCGCCAGCCTCGAAGAGGCGCACGCCGCCATTGACGCCATGCTGGGCGATGGCTCGCTGGGCAATGCCGGCGCACGCGTAGTGATCGAAGAGTGCCTGGTCGGTGAAGAAGCCAGCTTCATTGTCATGGTCGACGGCCGCAACGTCCTGGCGCTGGCGACCAGCCAGGATCACAAGCGCCTGCAAGACGGCGACCAAGGCCCCAATACCGGCGGCATGGGCGCCTACTCGCCAGCGCCCATCGTCACGCCCGAACTGCATCATCGCATCATGCGCGAAATCATCCTGCCCACCGTGCAGGGCATGGCGCGCGACGGCATCCCGTATACGGGTTTTCTGTATGCCGGCCTGATGATCGCCCCCGGTGATGATCCAGACCGCTCGATCAAGACGCTGGAGTTCAACTGCCGCATGGGCGACCCGGAAACCCAGCCGATCATGATGCGCGTCAAGAGCGATCTGCTCGAAGCGCTCGAGCATGCGGTCGACGGCACCCTGGATCAAGCCGACATCATCTGGGATCGCCGCACCGCGCTAGGCGTGGTTCTGGCTTCGCACAATTACCCCGGCACGCCGCGCACCGGCGACGTGATCAACGGTTTGCCTGCCGAGACGGACGATTGCATGGTTTTTCACGCCGCCACCGAACGCGATGGCGATCAGATCAAGACCACCGGTGGGCGTGTGCTGTGCGTCACCGCGCTGGGTGACTCGGTGCGCATCGCGCGCGAGCGTGCCTACGAGGCGGTCAACGCCATCCATTTCGATGGCCGGCAATACCGCAGCGACATTGGTTGGCGTGCCCTGAAACCCTCCCAGCAAAAATCCAAAGCCTGA